The Tenacibaculum jejuense genome includes a window with the following:
- the hisS gene encoding histidine--tRNA ligase, producing the protein MKPGIPKGTRDFSSTEVARRNFIFNTIRYAFELHGFQPIETPSFENSSTLMGKYGEEGDRLIFKILNSGDYLNKVDNELLASKNSTKVTSKISEKALRYDLTVPFARYVVQHQNEITFPFKRYQIQPVWRADRPQKGRFREFYQCDADVVGSDSLWQEVEFVQLYDAVFSKLNVKGTTIKINNRKILSGIAEVIGAKDKLIDFTVALDKLDKIGKDGVIKEMLSKEISEEAIEKVQPLFDFTGSNTDKLASLKAMLSDSEEGLKGVEELTFVINHIAELGLQTATLELDVTLARGLNYYTGAIFEVAAPKEVKIGSIGGGGRYDDLTGIFGLKDVSGVGISFGLDRIYLVMDELGLFETVALPKPKVLFLNFDEDENLVKMKAINELRANGIKTELYPDVASSNNQQKKQWKYVDKRGIEFVVTSIKDGKFKFKNTQNREENDLTIKEIIKKVQ; encoded by the coding sequence ATGAAACCAGGAATTCCAAAAGGAACAAGAGACTTTTCATCAACAGAAGTAGCCAGAAGAAATTTTATTTTTAATACAATAAGATATGCTTTTGAGTTGCATGGTTTTCAGCCAATTGAAACACCAAGTTTTGAAAATTCATCAACCTTAATGGGGAAATATGGAGAAGAAGGTGATCGCTTGATTTTTAAAATTTTAAACTCAGGAGATTATTTGAATAAGGTTGATAATGAATTGTTAGCTTCAAAAAACAGCACAAAAGTAACTTCAAAAATTTCAGAGAAAGCTTTGCGTTACGATTTAACTGTACCATTTGCGCGTTATGTAGTGCAACATCAAAATGAAATTACATTTCCATTTAAAAGATATCAAATACAACCAGTTTGGAGAGCAGACCGTCCTCAAAAAGGAAGATTTAGAGAGTTTTATCAATGCGATGCAGATGTAGTTGGTAGTGATTCTTTATGGCAAGAAGTAGAGTTTGTTCAACTTTACGATGCAGTTTTTAGTAAGTTAAATGTAAAAGGAACGACTATCAAAATCAATAACCGAAAAATACTTTCAGGTATTGCAGAAGTTATTGGAGCAAAAGATAAGTTAATTGATTTTACAGTTGCTTTAGATAAACTTGATAAAATTGGTAAAGACGGAGTGATAAAAGAGATGCTTTCTAAGGAAATTTCTGAAGAAGCTATCGAAAAAGTACAGCCGTTATTTGATTTTACAGGTAGTAATACAGACAAGTTGGCATCTCTAAAAGCGATGTTGTCAGATTCTGAAGAAGGGTTAAAAGGAGTTGAAGAGTTAACTTTTGTGATTAATCACATTGCTGAGTTAGGTTTACAAACAGCAACTTTAGAGTTAGATGTTACTTTAGCCAGAGGTTTAAATTATTACACCGGAGCAATTTTTGAAGTTGCAGCACCAAAAGAAGTAAAGATTGGCTCTATCGGAGGAGGAGGAAGATACGATGATTTGACCGGGATATTTGGCTTGAAAGACGTTAGTGGAGTAGGGATTTCCTTTGGTTTAGATCGTATTTACCTAGTTATGGATGAATTAGGGCTTTTTGAAACCGTAGCTTTACCCAAACCTAAAGTTTTATTTTTAAATTTTGACGAAGATGAAAATTTGGTTAAAATGAAAGCAATTAACGAGTTAAGAGCTAACGGAATTAAAACAGAATTATATCCAGATGTGGCTTCAAGTAACAATCAACAGAAGAAACAATGGAAATATGTAGATAAAAGAGGCATAGAGTTTGTAGTAACCTCTATAAAAGATGGTAAGTTTAAGTTCAAAAACACTCAAAACAGAGAAGAAAATGATCTTACTATCAAGGAAATAATAAAAAAAGTACAATAA
- a CDS encoding pentapeptide repeat-containing protein: MNDYYDNETFKKVAFTNDQISRSDFDFCIFENCDFSDMHIVNSEFLECEFIDCNLSNTRLKESSFKEVHFYSSKLLGIKFYEIDPFLLKINFTDCQVDYSSFYQLKMQNFQFVNCSVKEVDFTEANLQFSYFDDCDLLGSIFEASDLRNVNFKTARNFSIDLESNRVEKAIFSKDNVANLLEKYKIKIVS; encoded by the coding sequence ATGAACGATTATTACGACAATGAAACATTTAAAAAAGTAGCTTTTACAAATGATCAAATAAGCAGATCAGATTTTGATTTTTGTATATTTGAGAATTGCGATTTTTCGGATATGCATATTGTAAATTCAGAGTTTTTAGAATGTGAATTTATCGATTGTAATTTGAGCAATACAAGATTGAAAGAGAGTAGTTTTAAAGAAGTCCATTTTTATAGTTCAAAATTATTAGGAATTAAATTCTACGAAATAGATCCTTTTTTACTGAAGATAAATTTTACTGATTGTCAAGTTGATTATTCTTCTTTTTATCAGTTAAAAATGCAAAATTTTCAATTTGTAAATTGTAGTGTGAAAGAAGTAGATTTTACTGAAGCAAATCTTCAGTTTAGTTACTTTGATGATTGTGATTTACTTGGGTCAATTTTTGAAGCTTCAGATTTAAGAAATGTAAATTTCAAAACTGCGCGTAACTTTTCTATCGATTTAGAGTCTAATAGAGTAGAAAAAGCAATTTTTTCAAAAGATAATGTTGCTAATTTGCTAGAAAAGTATAAAATCAAAATTGTTTCATAA
- a CDS encoding FAD-dependent oxidoreductase, protein MKTEYDIIIIGGGAMGLATAAELAKTKKNVLVLEQFSFFNDKGSSAGLSRQFRVQYAQKYMAQLALDTIPYWDELQKTTKDTLIEKVGSLWFGDPNISSQEGGIKAAMEVMDELNIPYTKLKAKEIEKDFPFKKLPKDYYGFFQDQGGIIDLKATLKALFNIADKAKNIDLLEFTKVTNIESLNTGIITVSTSENTYSTEKLVITPGAYINDILKHFGLSVNVDIWEMSSAYYKKTEDIKLPTWFVFQEPQNTSLFYGFPEENWANPGYIRVAPDIPDQIIKDPSERSGIPNEKSLQLNSNWVKNHMKGLSDTPEFTSTCLITLNNNNKELMLDTLPNWVHNHKNIVVYTGGWAAKFIPLLGKILSDIALKGKTKFDISPFKIQWPVVRGEVSNKFITEEVKRLQLDVAIIGAGASGLYSGYRLLNGTNKKGKKLDLDVAIFEMSDRIGGRLESIKLPGMNVVGELGGMRYMTEQKIVTALIEDVFSTQYGLNPIDFPMGDANHHLYYLRKQRFFANRFDQAKITGENFKTRYFVEERFEGKSSDDIFTEIISEVLLADGYSLKQIQENPNPREEWNRVKKELTYRFEGPYNGLKVYEIGFWNLLKDRSSQECYEFLAQAGGYYSNTINWNAAEAFPYMVGDFASDAVKYKTIDGGYDQILTCLGDDFIQKGGSIYTKNKLKTFKKNPKKSSKYKYILKFYNLEKEEYWEVEAKDIILGMPKRSLELLDQDNFFFNAEKQHKLHNNLNSVIPEPSVKILLGFEEPWWKKDLGAMAGESITDLPMRQCYYFGVDPKNSHSLFLASYNDMRTVSFWQALEEGEKFQTRETKLVRAKNTIYPNYEHASKVMVDEVMSQVEELHGPNINVPAPYTSAYKDWTKDPYGGGYHAWKNSYKVWEVMPYIRQPKQEERIFITGEAYSDQQGWVEGAFCVTEHIMREQYELECPEWLDKDYYLGW, encoded by the coding sequence ATGAAAACTGAATATGATATTATCATTATTGGTGGTGGTGCCATGGGATTAGCAACAGCTGCCGAACTTGCTAAGACAAAGAAAAATGTTCTGGTACTCGAACAATTTTCTTTTTTTAATGACAAGGGAAGCTCTGCAGGATTATCGAGGCAATTTAGAGTTCAGTATGCTCAAAAATATATGGCTCAACTTGCTTTGGATACTATTCCATATTGGGATGAACTTCAAAAAACAACCAAAGATACACTGATTGAAAAAGTAGGTTCATTATGGTTTGGAGACCCAAACATAAGCTCACAAGAAGGAGGAATTAAAGCTGCAATGGAAGTAATGGATGAATTAAACATTCCATACACTAAATTAAAAGCTAAAGAAATCGAAAAAGATTTTCCTTTCAAAAAATTACCAAAAGACTATTATGGTTTTTTTCAGGACCAGGGAGGGATTATTGACTTGAAAGCTACATTGAAAGCGTTATTTAATATCGCTGATAAAGCAAAAAATATCGATTTACTTGAGTTTACAAAAGTTACCAATATTGAATCTTTAAATACTGGAATTATAACAGTATCAACTTCTGAAAACACGTATTCTACAGAAAAATTAGTGATTACTCCTGGTGCTTACATTAATGATATCTTAAAACACTTCGGCCTTTCAGTTAATGTAGATATTTGGGAAATGTCTTCAGCATATTACAAAAAAACAGAAGACATTAAATTACCAACTTGGTTTGTTTTTCAAGAACCTCAAAATACAAGTCTATTTTATGGATTTCCTGAAGAAAATTGGGCAAATCCTGGATACATTAGAGTTGCACCTGATATTCCTGATCAAATTATTAAAGATCCATCAGAAAGGTCAGGAATTCCAAACGAAAAGAGTTTACAACTAAACTCTAATTGGGTTAAAAACCACATGAAAGGTCTAAGTGACACACCTGAATTTACTTCTACTTGTTTAATAACACTAAACAATAACAATAAAGAATTAATGCTAGATACATTACCTAATTGGGTTCATAATCATAAAAATATTGTTGTATATACTGGTGGGTGGGCTGCTAAATTTATTCCTCTTTTAGGAAAAATCCTGTCTGATATCGCCTTAAAGGGTAAAACGAAATTTGACATTTCTCCATTTAAAATTCAATGGCCTGTAGTTCGTGGTGAAGTAAGTAATAAGTTTATTACTGAAGAAGTTAAACGATTACAGTTAGATGTTGCTATAATAGGAGCTGGTGCATCTGGTTTATATTCTGGATATCGTCTTTTAAACGGAACTAATAAGAAAGGAAAAAAACTCGATCTTGATGTTGCTATTTTTGAAATGAGTGATCGTATTGGAGGAAGATTAGAATCTATTAAATTACCAGGAATGAATGTTGTTGGTGAACTTGGGGGTATGAGATATATGACTGAACAAAAAATTGTAACTGCTTTAATTGAAGATGTTTTCTCAACTCAATATGGACTGAATCCTATAGATTTCCCTATGGGAGATGCCAATCATCACTTATATTATTTGAGAAAACAAAGATTTTTTGCGAATAGGTTTGATCAAGCAAAAATAACTGGTGAAAACTTTAAAACTCGATACTTTGTTGAAGAACGTTTTGAAGGAAAAAGTTCAGATGATATTTTCACAGAAATTATTAGTGAAGTATTGCTAGCAGATGGATACTCTCTTAAACAAATTCAAGAAAATCCTAATCCGAGAGAAGAATGGAATAGAGTAAAGAAAGAACTTACATATAGATTTGAAGGACCCTATAACGGACTAAAAGTATATGAAATTGGATTTTGGAACTTACTAAAAGATAGATCATCGCAAGAATGTTATGAATTTTTAGCTCAGGCTGGCGGTTACTATTCTAATACTATAAACTGGAATGCAGCTGAAGCTTTTCCTTATATGGTGGGTGATTTTGCTAGTGATGCAGTAAAATATAAAACTATTGATGGCGGTTACGATCAAATTCTAACTTGTTTAGGAGATGATTTTATTCAAAAAGGAGGTAGTATTTACACAAAAAACAAGCTTAAAACATTTAAGAAAAACCCTAAAAAATCAAGTAAGTATAAATATATATTAAAATTCTATAACTTAGAAAAAGAAGAATATTGGGAAGTTGAAGCTAAGGATATAATTCTAGGAATGCCTAAGCGATCTTTAGAATTATTAGATCAAGACAACTTCTTTTTCAATGCTGAAAAACAACATAAACTCCACAATAATTTAAATTCAGTTATACCAGAACCTTCAGTTAAAATCTTGTTAGGATTTGAAGAACCTTGGTGGAAAAAAGATTTAGGAGCAATGGCTGGTGAATCTATCACCGACTTGCCCATGAGGCAGTGTTATTATTTTGGTGTAGATCCTAAAAATTCACACTCTCTATTTTTAGCAAGTTACAATGATATGCGAACTGTTAGCTTTTGGCAAGCATTAGAAGAAGGAGAAAAATTTCAAACTAGAGAAACTAAATTAGTTAGAGCTAAAAATACCATTTATCCTAATTATGAACATGCGAGTAAAGTTATGGTTGATGAAGTTATGAGTCAAGTAGAAGAATTACACGGACCAAATATTAATGTACCTGCACCTTATACTTCTGCTTACAAAGATTGGACTAAAGATCCTTATGGTGGTGGTTACCACGCTTGGAAAAATAGTTATAAAGTTTGGGAAGTAATGCCATATATAAGACAACCAAAGCAAGAAGAGCGTATTTTTATTACTGGTGAAGCCTACTCTGATCAACAAGGATGGGTTGAAGGAGCATTTTGTGTTACTGAACATATTATGAGAGAACAATATGAACTCGAATGTCCTGAATGGTTAGATAAAGACTACTATTTAGGTTGGTAA
- a CDS encoding YihY/virulence factor BrkB family protein, which yields MSKRIEENLEKIPIVNWLVKIGKEIKIPGLEGLSLYDVIEMYIIGIVKGALTTRAGGIAFSFFMAIFPFLLFILTLIPYIPVDGFQEGLFDLIREGLPPKTFDAVDGVIKDILNNQYGGLLSFGFLTSIFLMTNGVNAIFGGFEYSYHVQEFRNVFKTYIVSLGVSLLMSFFLIIVVCLVVLYQIALSRIDEIGWFDTSELNLFYLGRGFIFLVMIYTIVYLLFRYGTKQGRTVKFFSAGAFLTTVVSLFTFYLFGIYVLEFAKYNQLYGSIGTLLILMLFVWLNAIVLLLGFELNASIYQLKRRNKTS from the coding sequence ATGTCTAAAAGAATAGAAGAAAATCTAGAGAAAATTCCAATAGTAAATTGGCTCGTTAAAATCGGAAAAGAAATTAAAATTCCCGGTTTAGAAGGCTTATCCTTATACGATGTTATCGAAATGTATATTATCGGAATTGTTAAAGGAGCATTAACGACTAGAGCAGGAGGAATTGCTTTTAGTTTCTTTATGGCAATTTTTCCATTCTTATTATTCATTCTAACCTTAATTCCATACATACCTGTTGACGGTTTTCAAGAAGGATTATTCGATTTAATTCGAGAAGGTTTACCACCAAAAACGTTCGATGCTGTAGATGGAGTAATTAAAGATATTTTAAATAACCAATACGGGGGGTTATTATCGTTTGGTTTTTTGACCTCTATTTTCTTAATGACCAATGGTGTAAATGCCATTTTTGGAGGTTTTGAGTATTCGTATCATGTTCAGGAATTTAGAAATGTATTTAAAACATATATCGTTTCTCTAGGTGTATCACTTTTAATGTCTTTCTTTTTAATTATTGTAGTTTGTTTGGTTGTATTATATCAAATAGCATTATCTAGAATAGATGAAATTGGTTGGTTCGATACAAGCGAGTTAAACTTATTTTATTTAGGAAGAGGTTTTATTTTCTTAGTTATGATTTACACAATTGTGTATTTATTATTCAGATACGGAACAAAACAAGGAAGAACAGTAAAGTTCTTTTCAGCAGGAGCTTTTTTAACTACAGTAGTGTCTTTATTTACATTTTATCTTTTTGGAATTTATGTATTAGAATTCGCTAAATACAATCAACTTTATGGATCTATAGGAACATTATTAATTTTAATGCTATTCGTTTGGTTAAATGCGATAGTGTTGCTTTTAGGATTCGAATTAAACGCTTCTATCTATCAATTAAAACGTAGAAATAAAACTTCATAA
- the folE gene encoding GTP cyclohydrolase I FolE, with protein MFEIHNNMTDERIDEIGENHIGTSAKTPLRADAFDISDEEKIEKIQESVKDILITLGMDLTDDSLSGTPKRVAKAFVNELFMGLNPKNRPKASTFDNNYNYGEMLVEKNIIVYSTCEHHLLPIVGRAHVAYISDGKVIGLSKMNRIVDYFAKRPQVQERLTMQVVQAMQEALGTEDVACVIDAKHLCVNSRGIKDIESSTVTAEFGGKFKNKDTKREFLDYIKMDTPFD; from the coding sequence ATGTTCGAGATCCACAATAATATGACAGACGAAAGAATAGACGAAATAGGAGAAAACCACATCGGTACATCTGCTAAGACACCATTGCGTGCTGATGCTTTTGATATTTCGGACGAAGAGAAGATAGAAAAGATCCAAGAAAGTGTAAAAGATATTTTAATCACTTTAGGAATGGATTTGACCGACGATAGTTTAAGTGGTACACCTAAACGTGTAGCTAAAGCTTTTGTAAATGAGTTGTTTATGGGGCTAAATCCTAAAAATAGACCTAAGGCATCTACTTTTGACAATAATTACAACTACGGAGAAATGTTGGTAGAAAAAAACATTATAGTTTATTCTACTTGTGAACATCATTTATTGCCTATAGTTGGTAGAGCTCATGTAGCTTATATTTCAGATGGAAAAGTAATTGGTTTATCTAAAATGAACCGTATTGTAGATTATTTTGCCAAAAGACCACAAGTTCAAGAGCGTTTAACAATGCAAGTAGTTCAAGCAATGCAAGAAGCATTAGGTACAGAAGACGTAGCATGTGTTATAGATGCAAAACATCTATGTGTAAATTCTCGTGGAATTAAAGATATTGAAAGCTCTACAGTTACCGCAGAATTTGGAGGGAAATTTAAAAATAAAGATACTAAAAGAGAGTTTTTAGATTATATTAAAATGGATACACCTTTCGATTAA